One Microbacterium marinum genomic window, GCGCACGCGCGAGTGGTACCCCGACAACCCGAAGACGTTCGGCTTCGCGGTGAACGTCAAGGACACCCGCGTCGACGAGAAGGCCGTCCTGAAGCAGAAGCGTCGGGTGTTCCTCTCGAACGTGAGCATCAGCTCGCAGACGGCGCAGACGTCGAACCAGGTGAGCTCGCCGTTCCAGTTCAGCTCCGACCCCCGCACGCTGGTGCCGACCGACACCATCCGTTCCAGCAAGGGTCTGCTGATCAACAGCTACCAGGGTGGTCTGCTCGTTCCCGAGACGACGATCAACCAGCTGCCGCAGGACACCTACGGCATCACGCTGCAGTTCGCGCTCGACATCTGGGTCGAGGGCACCGCGAACGATTCGAAGAGCTTCACCCAGCAGACGGTCTACCCGGTGATCCCGATCGCGATCTATCCTCGTGAGACGGAGACGGATGCCGCGACGGGCAGCACAACGGACGGCACCACGACCGACGGCACGACCGGTGACGGCACGACCGGGACCGACGGGTGGACGACGACCGGCGGCAACGGCTCGGGCCCGACGACCCCCTGACGGGTCGCATCCGCGTAATCTCAGAGTCGACGTCCACAACAAGGAACTGACGTGACGAGTCCGTACATCCCCGGCCCGCAGGGCTGGCAGCAGGCGCAGCCGCAGCAGCCGCAGGGCTGGCAGCAGCCCGCGCAGCAGTGGCAGCAGCCGGCTCAGGACGGTCAGCAGTGGCAGCCGGCGCCGCAGTACCAGGCGCGGCAGGAGCAGTGGCAGCCTGCCGCCCAGCCCGCCGAACCCCAGTGGCAGGAGCCGCAGTACGGTAAGGGCCAGTGGCAGGAGGCTCCGCAGGGGTCGTGGGATGCCGCCGGCGACCAGTCCTACCCGGGCGCCGTGGGCACGTCGCAGGACCTGCTGCCCGTCGACGAGTTCGCCGACGACTTCGCGTCGGTCCTCGAGAACACCTCGGTGCACCGGTCGACGATCGGCTGCGTCATTCCGGCGTACAACGAGGCCGAGTCGATCGCCGACGTCATCCGCTCGCTCCTCGAGCAGAGCCGCGTGCCCGACGTCATCCACGTCGTGGTGAACAACACGTCCGACGACACGGTCGCGATCGCGTCGGAGTTCTCGGGCCCGCACGAGGTGGAGACCGAGCTCGGTCTGCAGTTCACCGAGGTGTTCGTCCACGACATCGGCAAGAACCCCGACAAGAAGGTCGGCGCGCTGAACTACGGCTACGCGCTCGTCGAGGGCTACGACTACCTGCTGGGCGTCGACGGCGACACCACGGCCGACCGCCGCGCGGTCGAGTACCTCGAGAACGAGGCGGTCTCCGACTCGCGCATCGGCGGCATCTCGGCGATCTACACGATCGACGACCGCCCCATCAAGGGCTTCATCGCGAAGTGGCTGATCACCGGTCAGCGCACGCAGTTCGCGGCCTTCAACCTGCAGAACCTGCTCCGCGGCCGCAACATGGCGGTGCTCGGCGGCCAGTTCTCGATCTTCTCGACGACCGCGCTCCGCGACGTCATGAAGGCGAACCACCAGAACTCGCCGTGGGTGAAGGACTCCGAGGTCGAGGACTCGCTCCTCTCCCTGCAGATCAAGTCGGCGGGCTACCTCACCAAGATCAGCCCGTTCGCCCGCGCAGACGTGGGCGGCATGACCACGCTGAAGGGCTACGACGCCCAGCAGGTGAAGTGGACGTACGGCGCCATCGAGCTCATGTGGCCCGGCCAGCGCGGTGACACGAAGGGCCAGCCCTTCCACCCGAACCTGCGCCTGCGCTGGTTCGAGCAGTTCTCGATGCTCACCAACCTGTTCGTGCGCGTCGTGTTCATCACGCTGCTCGTGGCATCCCTGTCCATCAACGCGTTCGTGTTCTCGGCCTGGTGGCTCATCCCGCCGTTCATCGCCGCGGCGCTGAACTACCGCATGGCACGGGCGATGGAGAAGTCGAACTCGCGTGACGTCGCCTTCGCGGTGCTGCTCTTCCCAGCCGAGATTTTCATGTGGATCCGCATCAGTCACTTCATCCGATCGTGGAGCCGCTTCCTCTCGAAGAAGAAGGTCGACAACTGGGCCCTGCAGGCCCGCGCCGAGAAGGGCGGGGCGAGCCTCGGCCACTGGGCGCCGTTCATCATCCTCGCCATCGTGGCCGTCGCCATGGCCGCCATCTGGAACCTGCTCGACCCCGTCACCCAGTCGGCGATCCTCTGGGTCGGCTGGCCGGTGCTCGGTATCGTCACCGTGCTCCAGACCCTCACGATGGCTTTCAAACTGTTCCAGCGACACCAGGGCTACAAGGTCTGACCCCGAAATCAGATCAGCCCACGCGAAACCCCCGGTCCGAAAGTGCCGGGGGTTTCGTTGTTGATGGATGCCGCGGCATCCCCGATCAGGCAGAGGTGACGGTCTCGGAGGTGAGCCGGTAGCCGACGCCGCGCACGGTCTCGATGTAGCGCGGGTTGTTCGGGTTGTCGCCGAGCTTGCGGCGGAGGTTCGTCATGTGCGCCTCGATGGCGCGCTTGTCGGCCTCGCCGACGAAGTAGCTCGTGACGTACGACTCGCCGCGGAGGACGAGCGTGAGGTCGGCCTTGCTGCGCACGCGGCGCTTGGACTCCATGAGGGTGGAGAGCAGGTCGAACTCGGTGCGGGTGAGGGTGAGTTCACGGCCGCTGACGAGCACGACGCGGTGCTCGGCGTGCACGGCGAGGTCGCGGTGGATGTTCCAGCCGGGGCCGCCCACGGGCGGGGTCTGCGGCGACATCGGGGCGACGTCGGTGCCGGGGCGGTATCCGTTCGGCGGGCCACCGTAAGCCGGCCCCCCGTTCGGCGGCAGCACGACCGCCTGGCCGCCCTGGTGAGGGGCGACCGGCTGCTGCGACGGGGCCGGGTAGACGGGCGTCATGATGCGCTCGTCGAACACGGGCGTCGTGGGCGCGAGGTCGGGCTGCATCGGCTCGGCCGGGCGTGCGCCGGGGAACGAGGGTCCCGCGGCTTCCTGCCGGGGAGCTGCGGGTTGGACGGTCGACCCGGTGCGAGGGCGCCGCAGCAGCGATTCGACGCGGGCGCGGAGCTCGCGGGGGCGGAAAGGCTTCACGACGTACTCGTCGGCGCCGGCGCCGAGGCCGAGGACGACGTCGGCCTCTTCTTCGAGGCCGGTGATCATGATGATGTACGTGTCGCTCTGGGCGCGGATGCGCCGGGCGGCTTCGAAGCCGTCGATGCCCGGCATGTTGACGTCGAGCGTGGTGATGAGTGGCTGGTACGACAGCACCGCACGGACGCCGTCGATGCCGTTGCCGACCGAGACGGTCGAGAACCCGGCCGCTTCGAGCACCTCGACGATCAGGTGACGGATGTCGGGGTCGTCCTCGACGATCACCGCTGTCTTGTGCAGCGTGCTCGGGTCACTCATCTACCTTGGCTCCCAGCGTCCCGTGATATGAGGTCAGCCCTCATGCTACACAGGGGGCGCGGATGCCCTCGCCAGCACGTCCACGTGGCAGTACTTGTCGCTATCGGGGTGGGGTTGCGGCGTGTTGTGCCACCTGGACGGGTGGGTGCCGGGGTCCGGGTGCCGCGCCGCTGGTTCAGGTGGCAGGTGTTGTCGGTTTCGGGGTGGGGTTGCGGCGTGTTGTGCCACCTGAGGGGTGGGTGCGGGGCCCGGGTGCCGCGCCGCTGGTTCAGGTGGCAGGAGTGGTCGCTTCGCGGGTGGGGTTGCGGCGTGTTGGGCCACCTGAGGGGTGGGTGCCGGGGTCCGGATGCCGCGCCGCTGGTTCAGGTGGCAGGTGTTGTCGGTTTCGGGGTGGGGTTGCGGCGTGTTGTGCCACCTGGACGGCGAATCACGGATGCCGCGGGTCGGCGCGCGTCGCAAGTGCGAGCGCCCCGCAGGTCAGCGCGCGTCGCGGGTGAGCTCGACGGCGGCGCGGGGCCAGAAGACGCCGGCCTTGGGGCCGCCGTTGCATTCGCCGTCGCTCTCGCCAGGCGGCTTGATCCACAGGTTGGTGTCGACGATGTCGTCGCCGAGGGTGCCGCCGGGCTCGCCGACCTTCTGCCACGGCGGGTTGCACCATTCGCCGCCCGACGACGCGGCGCCGTTGCGCGACGTGTCGACGAGGGCGTGCGCGCCGTCGAGCTTGGCGGAGAGCTCCGCGGCATAGGCGAACTCGTCGCTGCTCGACTGATAGTTCGACACGTTCGTCGCGAACCCTCGCACCTTCCCGACGACGCCGGTCTGGCGGATGAGGTCGGCCATCTGGTCGGCGCCGAGCCAGTTGCTGTGGCCGCCGTCGACGTAGATCCAGGTGTTCGGCGCGCTCAGCTCGTCGACCGCGGCGCTCAGCTGCCGGGCGCGGTCGGCGATGTTGCCGCAGTCGGGGGCGAGGGCGATGCTGTCGGGCTCGAGCACGACGATCTTCTGCAGGTCGGGCGCGGTGTCGAGGGCGCGGCCGATCTCGTCGAGCCAGCGCGGGTAGTCCTCTTCGGACAGTCCGCCGGAGGAGTAGTTGCCGCAGTCGCGGCCGGGCAGGCCGTAGACGACGACGGCGAGGGTGCGGCCCTGGTCGCGTGCCTGCGAGATGAGGCTGATGACGGTGTCGCCCGCCTCGCCGATGGGGTCTTGCTCGGGAGTGAGCCAGTAGGCGGTGGGCTGCTCGGACAGCCAGGTGGCGGCATCCTTCTCATCGCCGTTCAGGTCGTCGAGCGCCGCCTTCGCCTTCGACTGCGAGGGGGCGACGACCGTCGTCCCGACGCCGGGGGACTGGGCCGTGAGGGCGTAGAACCCGCGGGTCACGAGGTTGCCCACCGTCCCGATGATGACGATGACCAGGACGAGGACGGCGACGATGGCGACGGGGACGAGTACGCGGGCCGGGGGCATCCGCAGCTTCTTCCTGGGAGCCACTCTTGAACTCTAGTCATAGGCTTGATGCTCGATGATCACTGTCGTCTCGTACAACCTGCGCAAGCACGCCGCTGCCGGCGAGCTGGTCGAGCTGGTGACCCAGCACGACGTGGACGTGTTGTGCCTGCAAGAGGTCGACACAACTGACATGCCCGAGCGCATCGGCGGACTGAAGCTGGCGGATGCCACGCGGCAGAACCGTCTGGGACTCGCGATCTACTACCGCGAGAACGGCTTCCGCGCCGGCCCGAGCCGCACGTTCTCGCTGAAGAAGTCGCTGCACGACATCGTGCTCAAGCCGGCCGACGAGCGCATGCTCGGCCTGCACCTGCGCGATATCGACAACGGCACCGACTTCATCGTGGCGTCGTTCCACGCGGCGCCGCTGACGGCGCTGAACTCGCTGCGCCGGCATCAGATCCGCGCGGCGTTGAAGGAACTGTCGACGCTCGGCAAAGGCGACCCGATCCTGATGGTCGGCGACTTCAACTACCCGGTGTTCAAGGAGAACCTCGGACAGGTGGTGCGCGAGAGCGGCTACGAGCTGAGCCTGAGCGATGCGCGCACGTACACGCGCTACAAGTTCTTCCGCGGTCACTACGACTTCGCGACGTCGACGGGATTCGAGATCGAGCAGGTGACGACGCTGCCGCAGGGGGCGAGCGACCACCTGCCGATCCTCGTGACGGCGACGCCGATCACGCGCAAGAAGCCGTCGGCCGCGTAACGCGGGGCGTCAGTCGTCGGTGTTCGCGCGGTGGCGGCGGAGCGCCGCGGCGCCGACGATGACCACGCCGGCGAGCAGCAGTGCGCCGCCGCCGACCCAGAGGCCGAGCAGCTGGTTGCTGTCGAAGCCGCTGATGGGGAGTGCGCCGCCTTCGCCGGAGGCGTCGATCACGGCGCTGGCGGTGCCGCCCGCCGAGGTCGGCGAGACGGCGGCGATGTTGTAGACGCCCCGGGCGTCGGAGGGCAGCGTGATCTCGACGGGGGCCAGTGCGCCGTCGCGGTCGGACTCGCGCACGGTGCTCGCGGTGGAGATCTCGGTGCGGACCATGCCGAAGCTCGCGTTCGCACCGTTCTCGCCGGTGACGGTGATGGTCACACGCTCTTCGGCACCGAAGGTGCGGTCGTCGCACGCGAACACGATGACGCCGCCGGGGCTCACGCTGCCGTCGGCAGAGCAGGCGTCGACCGGCGGGTAGATCGTCGACGCGGATGCCGCGGCGGGCACGGCGACGAGCATCGCCGCGCCGAGAAGGGCGGGGACGAGCAGGCGGGGCGTGCGAGGCATTGGGGAGCTGCTTTCGCGAGGGCTGCGCTCGCCGTGGGGCTCGCGCCGAGGGTGGTCTCGGGAGAAGTGTACCCCGGTTACTCGCCGCCGCAGGAGCTCTGCAGCACGGGGGAGAGGTCGGCGTCGGCGGTGGGGGTCATCCACGCTTCGGCATCGGTGATGGCGGTGTCGGCGCGCACCGCGATCGTGATGGTCTTCGTCTCGCCGGGCTCGAGGTCCATCGTGTAGCTCAGCACCTGTCGGTCGCCGACCATGCCGCCGCCGAAGCCGGTGCCGTTTCCGTTGACCGAGGTGACGACGTCGAACCCGGCGGGCAGGTAGACCTCGCCGACCGTGCGGGCGGTGCCGGCGGGCACCCCGAACGCGCCACCGCCGGTGATGTAGCGGGGGAGGGAGGTGGCGGCATCCGTGGGGGCGCTGTTGGTCAGCGAGACGTCGAGGGTGAGGGTGCGCGGGGTGGTGCCGGGGCCGCAGCCGTCCCAGGTGAGCGTCACGTCGGGGGTGACGTAGTAGTCCATCTTCGACCCGGTGCCGTCGTTCATGTACACCCCGAGCCGGGCGGTGTCGTCGTCTGTCGCCGGAACCGGCCCCGAGAGGGTGGTCTGGGCGAGAAGCTTCTGCTCGGCGTCGTCGGCGCTCCAGAGGAGCAGGCGGTGCTCGGTGCCGGAGCGGCCGAGGGCGGTGACGAGCTTCGCCGGGTCGACGTTCCCGTCGGTGAGCGCCTGGAACACGGCCGCCGCGGCGGAGGCGAAGAACGCGTCCTGCATCCGAGGGTCTTCGTAGCGCAGGTAGACGTCGTTGAGCAGCAGCTGCACCGCGTTGTCGCTCGTGAGCTCATCGCCGGTGGGGAGCTGCACGGGGCCGGTCGCCTCGAGCAGGTACGAGAGCGCGACCGGGTCGAGCGAGATGACGCTGCCGACAGACTGCCCCTCGCGGGCGGCGAACTCCTGGGCGAGCCGGCCGGTGAGCGAGAAGTCGGGCACCTGCGTCACGTTCTGCAGGTAGCGCCCGGGCTTGAGCTGGTAGATCGTCTCGTACTCGCCGAGGTCGAGCACCGGCCGGTCGTAGCTCGCGATGTCGCTGGAGGAAAGCTGGCCGGTGAGGGCGATGCGCCCCTCGTTCGTGCGGATGACGGATGCCGCGCCGACGATGCCGCCGAGGGTGCGCCATTCTGCGTTGTTCTGCGTCACGAGCAGGTGGTCGCGGGGGCCGTCGGCGCCGAGCATCGACGGGAGGAGGCTGCTCGCGCGGGCGAGCGCGTCGGTGGCGGTGGTTGCCTGCTGGAGAAGGCCGTCGACCTCGTCGACCGCGTCTTCGACGATCGGCAGCAGAGGTCGGCGGTCGACCGCGGCGATGTCGTCGCGGGCGGATGCCGCGACGTCGGCGGCACGCCAGGACGGAGCCTCCAGCTCGGCGAACACGGTGGTGTCGATACGGCCATCGACAGGGCGGAAGGCGTCGGTGCCGAAATCGCCCGCGACGGCGGCGATCGGTGCGGCGGCGTCGGTGACGACGCGGTCGATGGCGTCGGCGACGTCGGCGACGGCGGCGAGCTGCGGACCGATCCAGGGGAGCGCTTCGGCGCCGGCCCAGATCGGGTCGGAGGTGAGATCCCGGGCGGCGGAGGTGTGCGCGCCGAGGTCGTCGATCGCGCCCGCGGCTGCACCGATGTCGTCGAGCTGCCCGGCGATCTCGCCGGCCGACTGCTGCGCCGTGCGGAGGTGGTCGTAGGCCATTGCGCCGCGCACGCCGATCCAGACGGTCGCGATCACGGCGAGCACGACGGCGGCGAGGAGCGCCCAGACGATCACGCGACCGGCGGTGCGCGCGGGGGAGGGCAGGAACGGCTCGGGCATCGGGTCGATCCTACGGGGACGGGCTCGTCAGCTCGCGAAGACCGCGCGCTCCCAGCGGTCACCGCCGGAGATCTGCGCGTGCTCGGCGGCGTCGGCGGCCGAGGCGCAGAGGCGGACGAGGTCGTAGTCGGCGAGGGTGGCCGTGGCGACACCGATGCTGGCGGAGAGCCGCACCGGGATCGCCTGCTGGTCGGTGACGGTGGCGATGCGCTCGAGCAGCCTCGACAGGATCGCGCGCACGGCGGTGTCGGGGCGGGGGAGCAGCACGACGTACTGCGTCGGCGAGAGGGCGTGGATGTCGGCTTCGGGTGGCATGACCGAGCGGATGTCGTCGGCGAATCGACTCGTCACGCGATCGAATGCGCGGCCGCTGGAGGCCTCGAGGAGCTCGCCGGGATCGTCGAGGCGCACGTCGACGACCGACCACCACTTGTCGCCGATCACCTTGGCGCGGTCGAGGCGATCTTGGGCGAGGAGTCGGAAGTCGGAGATCTCACGCGTCTTGTTCTGCGCGTCACCGCCGCGCGAGATGGAGAGCAGCGTGATGATCGCGCAGATGAGGTAGACGCCGGCGACGAGTTCGTTCATCGAGCGGAGGCCGATGATGTCGAGTTCGGTCTGGCCGGCGCCCCCTTCGAGGACGTGCACGAGACCGTCGACGAGCAGCAGCACAGTGAGCGTCGCGAAGGCGAGGTTCGCGACGATGAGCGGAAGGGAGAGGTCGCGCAGACGCTTCTCGACCCGGCTGAGTTCATACGCTGCGAGCGCCGAGCACACACCGGCCGCGGCGAACGCGATGCGGAAGACGAGGCCGTACCACTCCGTGGTAGCCGCGAAGCCGAGCGCGATCGTGAACAGGCTGAAACCGATGATCACCGGGAAGAGCATGATCGGCTCGCGGCCGCGGCGGGCGCGCAGGCCCACCCAGAGCAGACCGGTGGCGCACAGGATGGGGCCGTTCGCCGCCGCGCGCAGGGTGGTCGAGTCGATCGTGTCGGCCGTGACGAGCAGGTAGCTCGCGACCATCGCCGTGGCGAACGCGCCTGACCAGATCGACGCGTGGCGTGAAGGGAAGGGCAAGAAGCCGAGCCCGATCATGACGATCGTGCAGGTGGTCGCGATGGCGACGAGCACCGTGGTGACATCGACGGTCGTCACGAGTCACCTCCTTCGGTGGTGGGTTCGGCGGGAAGGGTGATCGACACGGTCGTGCCGCGGCCGAGCGTGCTCTCGACCGCGATGCTACCGCCATGGCTCTCGACGATGTCTTTCGTGATCCCCATGCCGAGGCCCGTGCCGGTGATGCCGTCGTCTTGCACGCTCTGTGCGCGGAAGTAGGGCGTGAAGATGCGCTCGACGTCTTCGGGTGTCATGCCGATGCCGTCGTCGGCGATCGCGAGTTCGATGCGGTCGCCGACGCGGCGGGCCGTGACGCGTACGGCGCCACGGTCGGTGTACTTGATGGCGTTGCTGAGCACGTTGTCGATGACCTGTCGCAGCCGGAACTCGTCGCCAACGAGCGTGAGCGGTCCGTCAACGGTGCATTCCAGGGCGATCTCGGCGGCGGTCGCGGCGGGGGTGAAGGCTTCGACGGATGCCGCGACGAGATGCGCGAGGTCGAAGTCGGCACGCGAGTGGTCGGCCTCGGGGGTCTGGGTGAGGATTCCTTGGATGAGGGTGAGCATGCGCTCACTCGCCGACTCGATGACTTCGAGGTGCTCACGTTGCGTGTCGGTGAGCCCGCCGCTTTCGAGGAGCAGGTCGGCGTGGCCGAGGATCGCCGTAAGGGGATTGCGAAGCTCGTGCGAGACGACGCGACTGACGTTGGGCTGCTCGCGCTGGGCTTCGGAGACGGCGGTGAGGTCTTCGAGTTCGATCAGGTACGTCGGTTCGCTGAGCGAGTTCGCCTCGGCGGTGCGAATCGAGAGACCCATGGCGCGCCAGGTACCCGCACGGTCGAAGAGCCATAGGCGTTCGCGTTCGACGGTCTCGCCGCGACCCGCGCGAGCCACGGAGGTCTGTGCCGCCGGCAGGGCGGTGCCGCGGTGGTCGGTGTATTCGACGGCACCGCCGGTGGAGAAGCGCAGGTCGCGCGGGTCGAGGGAGTACAGCGCGCGGTAGGCGGTGTTGGCGGCGACGATCTCACCGGCGGAGCTGATGCGGGCGAGGGCGACCGAGATGGAGTCGAAGACCGCGTTGACGCGCTGCTCAGCGGCTTGCACCCGGTGGAGGGTGCGGTCGAGGCGGTCGGCCTGCCGGCGGGTGAGGTGCCGAAAGGCGCGCGTCCGGCGAGCCCCGACGATGATCGTGATGCCGAGGAAGGCGAGGGCCAGCACGACGATGAGCAGCTCGAGCACAACCGCTGACGAGTAGCCGCGAGGCCACGAGTCGATGAGGTTCATCACGCCGGTGATGACGAGGCCGATGATCAGTTCGCGGGTGCCGTAGTAGGTCGCGATCCAGGCGATGGGGAAGACCCAGAGGTAGCCGAGGTTCGATTCGGCGATGGCGAGCAGGCCGACGCCGATGATGTCGAGCAGCGGCAACACGAGGGCTGCCCATTTGGGGTATCGCGCCCACGGGGTGACGAGCGAGGCGGTGGATGCCGCGACGATGAGGATGATGCCCGCGAGGAAGGCGCCGTGGGTGAGGAGCAGTTCGTCGAGGATCGCGATGACGACGGCGATGGCGACGGTGCTGAAGGTGAAGATCAGCTGCCACTGCCAGACGGAGCGCGTGCGCGTGCCGATGAGCTGGCTGTCTGCCCATCTGCTCACGAAAGTCTGCATGCCACGCTCCGTGGCCAGCTTAGCCACGTGCATCGGTCGGGGCTCAGAAGGCGGTGTCGCCGGGGGCGAGGGCGGCTCGTCCGGTCTTCACGAGGATGACGAAGTCGCCGACGAGGCTCCAGTTCTCGACGTAGGACAGGTCGAGGCGCACCGATTCATCCCAGGTGAGGCTGGAGCGTCCGCTCACCTGCCAGAGGCCGGTGATGCCCGGCTTCACGAGGAATCGCCGGTGCACGTGGTCGGCGTACTGTTCGACCTCGGCGGGCAGCGGCGGACGGGGGCCGACGAGCGACATCGATCCGCCGATGACGTTGAACAGTTGCGGCAGTTCGTCGAGGCTGAGGCGGCGCATGATGCGGCCGATGGGGGTGACCCGGGGGTCGTTCCTCATCTTGAAGAGCACCTGATTGCCGGCGTCGCGCTCGAGGGCGGCGAGATCGGCGAGGAGGTCTTCGGCGTTGGTGACCATCGAGCGGAACTTGAGCATCGTGAACTCGCGGCCGCCGTGCCCGATGCGGGTCTGCCGGAAGAGGATGGGCCCTTCGCTGGAGAGGCGGATGGAGACGGCGAGGAAGGCGAGGAGCGGGCTGATGACGATGACGCCGAGCGTGGCCGCGGTGACGTCCATGATGCGTTTCGCGACGCGCTGGCCGCCGCTGAAGCGCGGCGTCTCCACGTGCAGGAGGGGAAGGCCCGCAACGGGCCGTGAGTTGATGCGTGGGCCGGCGACGTCGGCGATACCGGGAGCGAGCACGAGGTGCTGGCGGCCGGCCTCGAGGCCCCACGAGATCTCTTTGACCTTGTCGGCGGGGAGTTCGTCGGTGCTCGTGACGACGACGGTGTCGGCGCCCGCGACCCGCATCGCGCGGGAGACGGCTGAGATCGATCCCATGATCGGGATCGTGGTGCCTTCGATGGTGTCGGCGACGGCGCCGGTGGGGACGCACGCGCCGACGACGTGGTAGCCCGCCGAGGGGTTGCGCAGCAGCTCGTTGGCGATCTCGACGACGGATCGGCGCGAGCCGACCAAGAGCACGCGGGCGGAGTAGGCCCCCGCCTTGCGCTGTGCGATCAGCCACTGCCGCCAGAGCCAGCGCTCGAACAGCAGGACGAGGATGCCGAGCGGGAGGCTCAGGAGCAGGAAGCCGCGGGCGACTTCGATTCGAGTGAGGAACGCGATGATCGCGATGACGCCGAAGAGGGTGATGCTCGAGCGTGCGATTCGTGCGTACTCGGCGCTGCCCGCACCGATGACGCGGTGATCGCGGGTGTCGGCGAGGGTGAGCGCCAGCATCCAGACGGCGATCAGGGCTGCCGAGAAGGCCCAGTAGGAGATGTCGTCGTCGACGAACCCGCCGGCGATCGCGAGGTCTGCCTGTCCCATACCGAACCATGCGATCTGGGTGCCGAAGACGACCCAGATGAGCACGAGCAGGTCGCTCACCCACAGGCGCTGCGAATAGCGGCGTCGCCAAAGATCCGGCGGTGCCACCACCTTCTGTGAGCCAGTGTCTTCGCTCATGTGCGCGTGTGACACATCGATCGCCACCCGTTCGCCCTTCCCCCCGACGATTTCCCCACCGTGCACGCTAGCAGGACCGTGTGACGCTCGGGTGTCGACAACGTCTCGCGCTGACTCGACCCGGACATGGCGCAGAGCCTCAGTCGGAGGCGGGCAGGATCAGTGAGGCGCGGGTGCCGTGTCCGGGGGTCGAGTCGAGTCGCACGTCGCCGTCATTGCGACGGGCCAGCTCGCGCGCGTTGGCCAATCCGAGCCCGAGGCCGGCGGCCGAGACCCCCTCGGCTTCGGCCCCGCGGTAGAACCGCTCGAACGCGTTGGACAGCGTGTCTGCCGCCATACCCGGTCCGTCGTCGGCGACGACGATGACGATGTGGTCGCCGTCGCGGTGGGCCGACATCTTCACGCTGCAGTTCGACCCGAACTTCACGGCATTGGAGACGAGGCTCCACAGCGCCCGGCGTGCGTCGATCGCGCTCGCCGCCGCAACGAGCCCAGTAGGGGCGATCGGGTCGATCGTGCTGCCGCGCGTCTCGGCGTCGGGCAGGTGGGCGGCACGCACGTCGTCGACGAGCGCGTCGACCGAGATCGGTTCG contains:
- a CDS encoding fructose 1,6-bisphosphatase, which gives rise to MSIRLSRRARVAAVAALTAAAISLTGCAQVIDAFNSISSPNEAAATPAPNATPVTGEVEMPFDSQFTYDGSVQMTYEIADGLQIILDFWAVDSKRTREWYPDNPKTFGFAVNVKDTRVDEKAVLKQKRRVFLSNVSISSQTAQTSNQVSSPFQFSSDPRTLVPTDTIRSSKGLLINSYQGGLLVPETTINQLPQDTYGITLQFALDIWVEGTANDSKSFTQQTVYPVIPIAIYPRETETDAATGSTTDGTTTDGTTGDGTTGTDGWTTTGGNGSGPTTP
- a CDS encoding glycosyltransferase; protein product: MTSPYIPGPQGWQQAQPQQPQGWQQPAQQWQQPAQDGQQWQPAPQYQARQEQWQPAAQPAEPQWQEPQYGKGQWQEAPQGSWDAAGDQSYPGAVGTSQDLLPVDEFADDFASVLENTSVHRSTIGCVIPAYNEAESIADVIRSLLEQSRVPDVIHVVVNNTSDDTVAIASEFSGPHEVETELGLQFTEVFVHDIGKNPDKKVGALNYGYALVEGYDYLLGVDGDTTADRRAVEYLENEAVSDSRIGGISAIYTIDDRPIKGFIAKWLITGQRTQFAAFNLQNLLRGRNMAVLGGQFSIFSTTALRDVMKANHQNSPWVKDSEVEDSLLSLQIKSAGYLTKISPFARADVGGMTTLKGYDAQQVKWTYGAIELMWPGQRGDTKGQPFHPNLRLRWFEQFSMLTNLFVRVVFITLLVASLSINAFVFSAWWLIPPFIAAALNYRMARAMEKSNSRDVAFAVLLFPAEIFMWIRISHFIRSWSRFLSKKKVDNWALQARAEKGGASLGHWAPFIILAIVAVAMAAIWNLLDPVTQSAILWVGWPVLGIVTVLQTLTMAFKLFQRHQGYKV
- a CDS encoding response regulator transcription factor, which translates into the protein MSDPSTLHKTAVIVEDDPDIRHLIVEVLEAAGFSTVSVGNGIDGVRAVLSYQPLITTLDVNMPGIDGFEAARRIRAQSDTYIIMITGLEEEADVVLGLGAGADEYVVKPFRPRELRARVESLLRRPRTGSTVQPAAPRQEAAGPSFPGARPAEPMQPDLAPTTPVFDERIMTPVYPAPSQQPVAPHQGGQAVVLPPNGGPAYGGPPNGYRPGTDVAPMSPQTPPVGGPGWNIHRDLAVHAEHRVVLVSGRELTLTRTEFDLLSTLMESKRRVRSKADLTLVLRGESYVTSYFVGEADKRAIEAHMTNLRRKLGDNPNNPRYIETVRGVGYRLTSETVTSA
- a CDS encoding glycoside hydrolase family 6 protein, whose translation is MAPRKKLRMPPARVLVPVAIVAVLVLVIVIIGTVGNLVTRGFYALTAQSPGVGTTVVAPSQSKAKAALDDLNGDEKDAATWLSEQPTAYWLTPEQDPIGEAGDTVISLISQARDQGRTLAVVVYGLPGRDCGNYSSGGLSEEDYPRWLDEIGRALDTAPDLQKIVVLEPDSIALAPDCGNIADRARQLSAAVDELSAPNTWIYVDGGHSNWLGADQMADLIRQTGVVGKVRGFATNVSNYQSSSDEFAYAAELSAKLDGAHALVDTSRNGAASSGGEWCNPPWQKVGEPGGTLGDDIVDTNLWIKPPGESDGECNGGPKAGVFWPRAAVELTRDAR
- a CDS encoding endonuclease/exonuclease/phosphatase family protein, which gives rise to MITVVSYNLRKHAAAGELVELVTQHDVDVLCLQEVDTTDMPERIGGLKLADATRQNRLGLAIYYRENGFRAGPSRTFSLKKSLHDIVLKPADERMLGLHLRDIDNGTDFIVASFHAAPLTALNSLRRHQIRAALKELSTLGKGDPILMVGDFNYPVFKENLGQVVRESGYELSLSDARTYTRYKFFRGHYDFATSTGFEIEQVTTLPQGASDHLPILVTATPITRKKPSAA
- a CDS encoding cell wall protein, translating into MPRTPRLLVPALLGAAMLVAVPAAASASTIYPPVDACSADGSVSPGGVIVFACDDRTFGAEERVTITVTGENGANASFGMVRTEISTASTVRESDRDGALAPVEITLPSDARGVYNIAAVSPTSAGGTASAVIDASGEGGALPISGFDSNQLLGLWVGGGALLLAGVVIVGAAALRRHRANTDD
- a CDS encoding DUF4012 domain-containing protein, which gives rise to MPEPFLPSPARTAGRVIVWALLAAVVLAVIATVWIGVRGAMAYDHLRTAQQSAGEIAGQLDDIGAAAGAIDDLGAHTSAARDLTSDPIWAGAEALPWIGPQLAAVADVADAIDRVVTDAAAPIAAVAGDFGTDAFRPVDGRIDTTVFAELEAPSWRAADVAASARDDIAAVDRRPLLPIVEDAVDEVDGLLQQATTATDALARASSLLPSMLGADGPRDHLLVTQNNAEWRTLGGIVGAASVIRTNEGRIALTGQLSSSDIASYDRPVLDLGEYETIYQLKPGRYLQNVTQVPDFSLTGRLAQEFAAREGQSVGSVISLDPVALSYLLEATGPVQLPTGDELTSDNAVQLLLNDVYLRYEDPRMQDAFFASAAAAVFQALTDGNVDPAKLVTALGRSGTEHRLLLWSADDAEQKLLAQTTLSGPVPATDDDTARLGVYMNDGTGSKMDYYVTPDVTLTWDGCGPGTTPRTLTLDVSLTNSAPTDAATSLPRYITGGGAFGVPAGTARTVGEVYLPAGFDVVTSVNGNGTGFGGGMVGDRQVLSYTMDLEPGETKTITIAVRADTAITDAEAWMTPTADADLSPVLQSSCGGE